One part of the Glycine soja cultivar W05 chromosome 11, ASM419377v2, whole genome shotgun sequence genome encodes these proteins:
- the LOC114373169 gene encoding leucine-rich repeat-containing protein ODA7-like isoform X1 — protein sequence MARLSSDQVLKDNNAADPTSVTTLHLTHKALSDITCLANFVNLEKLDLKLNNLTSLEGLRSCVNLKWLSVVENKLESLEGIQGLTKLTVLNAGKNKLKSIDQVMSVVSLRALILNENEISSICKLDQLKDLNTLVLSKNPIRKIGEALMKVKSITKLSLSYCELQGIGTSLKSCVELSELRLAHNEIKSLPAELKLNSKLRSLDLGNNVITSWSELKVLELLTNLRNLNLQGNPAATVNKVMRKIKKALSKLQIFNARPVDKDTENKKGSIVDGTRDFSVDQNENDHIEAADDLDSGRKSSKKRKRTVDASKKEDRVVDEENKGHKKDKADRKKESLITNVDPGMENKSTKKKAKKDDKPLDKGFALEENVSKVEKKLKKQHKNDEQSELDVIDDAEASFAELFKINDAENLNLADEMKAQDKAPKDVMKLAGDPVTSFAKHKNAKIQNMESLSAPVAEIGMGGPSTWGDEL from the exons ATGGCTCGCCTAAGCTCCGATCAGGTCTTGAAGGACAACAATGCCGCCGACCCAACTTCCGTTACCACTCTTCACCTCACTCACAAAGCTCTTTCCGAC ATAACGTGTTTGGCCAATTTCGTAAACTTGGAAAAGCTTGACCTCAAGCTCAACAATCTCACTTCTCTTGAG GGATTGAGATCATGTGTTAATTTAAAGTGGCTATCCGTTGTAGAAAACAAATTAGAAAGCTTGGAAGGAATTCAAGGACTTACGAAGCTCACT GTGCTAAATGCAGGTAAAAATAAGCTTAAATCTATTGATCAGGTCATGTCAGTTGTTAGTCTCCGAGCACTGATTTTGAATG AAAATGAGATTTCCTCTAtttgcaaacttgatcagctgAAAGACTTGAACACTCTTG TTCTATCCAAAAATCCTATACGTAAAATTGGTGAGGCTCTGATGAAGGTGAAATCTATCACAAAG CTTTCGCTCTCATATTGTGAGCTTCAGGGTATTGGCACTTCACTCAAGTCTTGTGTCGAATTGAGTGAGCTCCGCCTTGCTCACAATGAGATTAAG TCTCTCCCAGCGGAATTAAAGCTTAATTCAAAGCTCCGGAGTTTAGATTTGGGGAACAATGTGATCACGAGTTGGTCAGAACTAAAG GTCCTCGAATTGCTCACGAATCTTAGAAATCTTAATCTACAAGGAAATCCTGCTGCCACAGTCAATAAAGTTATGAGAAAG ATTAAGAAAGCACTGTCAAAATTACAGATATTCAATGCTAGACCAGTTGATAAAGATACCGAGAATAAGAAAGGTAGCATAGTTGATGGAACTCGTGATTTTTCAGTAGATCAAAATGAGAATGATCATATTGAAGCTGCTGATGATCTTGACTCAGGGAGAAAATCAAgtaagaaaaggaagagaacTGTTGATGCATCCAAGAAGGAAGACAGGGTTGTTGATGAGGAAAATAAAGGTCATAAAAAGGATAAGGCAGATAGAAAAAAAGAGAGTCTTATAACTAATGTCGATCCTGGCATGGAGAATAAATCAACTAAGAAAAAGGCAAAAAAGGATGACAAGCCCTTGGACAAGGGATTTGCTCTTGAGGAGAATGTTTCTAAGgttgagaagaaactaaagaagcAACATAAGAATGACGAACAAAGTGAGCTTGATGTTATTGATGATGCAGAAGCTTCATTTGCGGAGCTTTTTAAAATCAATGATGCAGAAAATCTGAATCTTGCTGATGAAATGAAAGCACAGGACAAAGCGCCGAAGGATGTGATGAAATTGGCAGGTGACCCGGTGACCTCATTTGCCAAACATAAGAATGCTAAAATACAGAATATGGAATCTCTATCAGCTCCAGTAGCAGAAATTGGAATGGGAGGACCATCAACATGGGGTGATGAGTTATGA
- the LOC114373382 gene encoding uncharacterized protein LOC114373382 yields MHQSKYAQEILKRFGMMNCNYASTPVEPRLKLEKDPEEELYDATEFRKLIGSLRYLCNSRPDICFAVSLISRFMKKPRVSHMQAAKRVLRFVKGTIDSGVLFPFEVESGKLDMFGYTDSNWKRDPK; encoded by the coding sequence ATGCACCAAAGCAAATATGCACAGGAAATTCTCAAGAGATTTGGTATGATGAATTGCAATTATGCTTCTACACCAGTTGAACCTAGGCTTAAGCTGGAAAAGGATCCTGAAGAGGAACTGTATGATGCAACTGAGTTCAGGAAATTGATTGGATCCCTGAGATACTTATGCAATAGCAGACCTGATATCTGCTTTGCAGTAAGCTTGATCAGCAGATTCATGAAAAAGCCTAGAGTGTCACACATGCAAGCAGCCAAAAGAGTGTTGAGGTTTGTTAAGGGGACAATTGACAGTGGTGTGTTGTTCCCTTTTGAAGTTGAATCAGGAAAATTAGATATGTTTGGTTACACAGATTCTAATTGGAAAAGAGAtccaaaatag
- the LOC114373169 gene encoding leucine-rich repeat-containing protein 9-like isoform X3 — translation MARLSSDQVLKDNNAADPTSVTTLHLTHKALSDITCLANFVNLEKLDLKLNNLTSLEGLRSCVNLKWLSVVENKLESLEGIQGLTKLTVLNAGKNKLKSIDQVMSVVSLRALILNENEISSICKLDQLKDLNTLVLSKNPIRKIGEALMKVKSITKLSLSYCELQGIGTSLKSCVELSELRLAHNEIKSLPAELKLNSKLRSLDLGNNVITSWSELKVLELLTNLRNLNLQGNPAATVNKVMRKIKKALSKLQIFNARPVDKDTENKKGRKSSKKRKRTVDASKKEDRVVDEENKGHKKDKADRKKESLITNVDPGMENKSTKKKAKKDDKPLDKGFALEENVSKVEKKLKKQHKNDEQSELDVIDDAEASFAELFKINDAENLNLADEMKAQDKAPKDVMKLAGDPVTSFAKHKNAKIQNMESLSAPVAEIGMGGPSTWGDEL, via the exons ATGGCTCGCCTAAGCTCCGATCAGGTCTTGAAGGACAACAATGCCGCCGACCCAACTTCCGTTACCACTCTTCACCTCACTCACAAAGCTCTTTCCGAC ATAACGTGTTTGGCCAATTTCGTAAACTTGGAAAAGCTTGACCTCAAGCTCAACAATCTCACTTCTCTTGAG GGATTGAGATCATGTGTTAATTTAAAGTGGCTATCCGTTGTAGAAAACAAATTAGAAAGCTTGGAAGGAATTCAAGGACTTACGAAGCTCACT GTGCTAAATGCAGGTAAAAATAAGCTTAAATCTATTGATCAGGTCATGTCAGTTGTTAGTCTCCGAGCACTGATTTTGAATG AAAATGAGATTTCCTCTAtttgcaaacttgatcagctgAAAGACTTGAACACTCTTG TTCTATCCAAAAATCCTATACGTAAAATTGGTGAGGCTCTGATGAAGGTGAAATCTATCACAAAG CTTTCGCTCTCATATTGTGAGCTTCAGGGTATTGGCACTTCACTCAAGTCTTGTGTCGAATTGAGTGAGCTCCGCCTTGCTCACAATGAGATTAAG TCTCTCCCAGCGGAATTAAAGCTTAATTCAAAGCTCCGGAGTTTAGATTTGGGGAACAATGTGATCACGAGTTGGTCAGAACTAAAG GTCCTCGAATTGCTCACGAATCTTAGAAATCTTAATCTACAAGGAAATCCTGCTGCCACAGTCAATAAAGTTATGAGAAAG ATTAAGAAAGCACTGTCAAAATTACAGATATTCAATGCTAGACCAGTTGATAAAGATACCGAGAATAAGAAAG GGAGAAAATCAAgtaagaaaaggaagagaacTGTTGATGCATCCAAGAAGGAAGACAGGGTTGTTGATGAGGAAAATAAAGGTCATAAAAAGGATAAGGCAGATAGAAAAAAAGAGAGTCTTATAACTAATGTCGATCCTGGCATGGAGAATAAATCAACTAAGAAAAAGGCAAAAAAGGATGACAAGCCCTTGGACAAGGGATTTGCTCTTGAGGAGAATGTTTCTAAGgttgagaagaaactaaagaagcAACATAAGAATGACGAACAAAGTGAGCTTGATGTTATTGATGATGCAGAAGCTTCATTTGCGGAGCTTTTTAAAATCAATGATGCAGAAAATCTGAATCTTGCTGATGAAATGAAAGCACAGGACAAAGCGCCGAAGGATGTGATGAAATTGGCAGGTGACCCGGTGACCTCATTTGCCAAACATAAGAATGCTAAAATACAGAATATGGAATCTCTATCAGCTCCAGTAGCAGAAATTGGAATGGGAGGACCATCAACATGGGGTGATGAGTTATGA
- the LOC114373169 gene encoding internalin I-like isoform X2, producing the protein MARLSSDQVLKDNNAADPTSVTTLHLTHKALSDITCLANFVNLEKLDLKLNNLTSLEGLRSCVNLKWLSVVENKLESLEGIQGLTKLTVLNAGKNKLKSIDQVMSVVSLRALILNENEISSICKLDQLKDLNTLVLSKNPIRKIGEALMKVKSITKLSLSYCELQGIGTSLKSCVELSELRLAHNEIKSLPAELKLNSKLRSLDLGNNVITSWSELKVLELLTNLRNLNLQGNPAATVNKVMRKIFNARPVDKDTENKKGSIVDGTRDFSVDQNENDHIEAADDLDSGRKSSKKRKRTVDASKKEDRVVDEENKGHKKDKADRKKESLITNVDPGMENKSTKKKAKKDDKPLDKGFALEENVSKVEKKLKKQHKNDEQSELDVIDDAEASFAELFKINDAENLNLADEMKAQDKAPKDVMKLAGDPVTSFAKHKNAKIQNMESLSAPVAEIGMGGPSTWGDEL; encoded by the exons ATGGCTCGCCTAAGCTCCGATCAGGTCTTGAAGGACAACAATGCCGCCGACCCAACTTCCGTTACCACTCTTCACCTCACTCACAAAGCTCTTTCCGAC ATAACGTGTTTGGCCAATTTCGTAAACTTGGAAAAGCTTGACCTCAAGCTCAACAATCTCACTTCTCTTGAG GGATTGAGATCATGTGTTAATTTAAAGTGGCTATCCGTTGTAGAAAACAAATTAGAAAGCTTGGAAGGAATTCAAGGACTTACGAAGCTCACT GTGCTAAATGCAGGTAAAAATAAGCTTAAATCTATTGATCAGGTCATGTCAGTTGTTAGTCTCCGAGCACTGATTTTGAATG AAAATGAGATTTCCTCTAtttgcaaacttgatcagctgAAAGACTTGAACACTCTTG TTCTATCCAAAAATCCTATACGTAAAATTGGTGAGGCTCTGATGAAGGTGAAATCTATCACAAAG CTTTCGCTCTCATATTGTGAGCTTCAGGGTATTGGCACTTCACTCAAGTCTTGTGTCGAATTGAGTGAGCTCCGCCTTGCTCACAATGAGATTAAG TCTCTCCCAGCGGAATTAAAGCTTAATTCAAAGCTCCGGAGTTTAGATTTGGGGAACAATGTGATCACGAGTTGGTCAGAACTAAAG GTCCTCGAATTGCTCACGAATCTTAGAAATCTTAATCTACAAGGAAATCCTGCTGCCACAGTCAATAAAGTTATGAGAAAG ATATTCAATGCTAGACCAGTTGATAAAGATACCGAGAATAAGAAAGGTAGCATAGTTGATGGAACTCGTGATTTTTCAGTAGATCAAAATGAGAATGATCATATTGAAGCTGCTGATGATCTTGACTCAGGGAGAAAATCAAgtaagaaaaggaagagaacTGTTGATGCATCCAAGAAGGAAGACAGGGTTGTTGATGAGGAAAATAAAGGTCATAAAAAGGATAAGGCAGATAGAAAAAAAGAGAGTCTTATAACTAATGTCGATCCTGGCATGGAGAATAAATCAACTAAGAAAAAGGCAAAAAAGGATGACAAGCCCTTGGACAAGGGATTTGCTCTTGAGGAGAATGTTTCTAAGgttgagaagaaactaaagaagcAACATAAGAATGACGAACAAAGTGAGCTTGATGTTATTGATGATGCAGAAGCTTCATTTGCGGAGCTTTTTAAAATCAATGATGCAGAAAATCTGAATCTTGCTGATGAAATGAAAGCACAGGACAAAGCGCCGAAGGATGTGATGAAATTGGCAGGTGACCCGGTGACCTCATTTGCCAAACATAAGAATGCTAAAATACAGAATATGGAATCTCTATCAGCTCCAGTAGCAGAAATTGGAATGGGAGGACCATCAACATGGGGTGATGAGTTATGA
- the LOC114376975 gene encoding mRNA-decapping enzyme-like protein isoform X2 yields the protein MSQNGKLMPNLDQHSTKLLNLTVLQRIDPFVEEILITAAHVTFYEFNIDLSQWSRKDVEGSLFVVKRNTQPRFQFIVMNRRNTENLVENLLGDFEYEVQIPYLLYRNAAQEVNGIWFYNARECEEVANLFSRILNAYAKVPPKSKVSSTKSEFEELEAVPTMAVMDGPLEPSSSTTSNVADVPDDPSFVNFFSAAMAIGNTSNTPITGQPYQSSAAISSSSVPTHTATPTVPTLQIPSLSQSTPLIPPLDAVESISSSNRTAKLVKPSFFVPPPSSAMMIPPVSSSTPTAPPLHPAVNVHRPYGAPLLQPFPPPNPPLSLAPAASPSSSPNYGSVISREKVRDALMVLVQDNQFIDMVYRALLNAHQS from the exons ATGTCTCAAAACGGGAAGCTGATGCCAAATCTAGACCAGCACAGCACCAAGCTTCTCAATCTCACTGTTCTCCAACGAATCGACCCCTTCGTTGAAGAAATTCTCATCACCGCCGCACATGTCACCTTCTACGAGTTCAACATCGACCTCAGTCAATGG AGCCGCAAGGACGTTGAAGGATCTCTCTTCGTTGTCAAGAG GAACACACAACCTCGATTTCAGTTTATTGTGATGAACCGTCGCAATACTG AAAATTTGGTGGAGAATCTCTTGGGCGATTTTGAGTATGAAGTTCAGATTCCATATTTACTGTATAGAAATGCTGCTCAAGAAGTGAATGGTATCTGGTTCTATAATGCACGTGAATGTGAAGAGGTTGCCAATCTTTTTAGCAG GATCCTTAATGCGTATGCCAAGGTTCCTCCTAAGTCAAAGGTTTCTTCTACAAAGAG TGAGTTTGAGGAACTAGAAGCAGTACCAACTATGGCAGTAATGGATGGTCCtcttgagccatcatcatctactACTTCCAATGTGGCTGATGTTCCTGATGATCCATCCTTTGTAAACTTCTTCAGT GCAGCCATGGCTATTGGGAATACTTCAAACACTCCAATTACTGGACAACCTTATCAGTCTTCTGCTGCAATTTCTTCATCTTCAGTGCCAACTCATACTGCTACACCCACTGTTCCAACCTTACAGATACCCTCTCTTTCACAATCTACTCCTCTAATACCCCCGCTTGATGCTGTTGAGTCCATCAGCAGCAGTAACCGAACCGCAAAACTTGTGAAGCCTTCTTTTTTCGTCCCTCCCCCTTCTTCAGCAATGATGATACCCCCCGTATCTTCATCTACTCCGACGGCCCCTCCACTTCATCCTGCTGTTAATGTACATCGCCCATATGGAGCTCCACTGCTACAGCCATTTCCACCGCCAAATCCACCACTGTCACTTGCTCCTGCTGCTTCTCCCTCTTCCTCTCCAAACTATGGTTCAGTTATTTCCAGAGAAAAGGTTCGAGATGCGCTTATGGTGCTTGTTCAG GACAATCAATTCATTGATATGGTCTATAGAGCACTGCTGAATGCTCATCAATCATGA
- the LOC114376975 gene encoding mRNA-decapping enzyme-like protein isoform X1, with protein sequence MSQNGKLMPNLDQHSTKLLNLTVLQRIDPFVEEILITAAHVTFYEFNIDLSQWSRKDVEGSLFVVKRNTQPRFQFIVMNRRNTENLVENLLGDFEYEVQIPYLLYRNAAQEVNGIWFYNARECEEVANLFSRILNAYAKVPPKSKVSSTKSEFEELEAVPTMAVMDGPLEPSSSTTSNVADVPDDPSFVNFFSQAAMAIGNTSNTPITGQPYQSSAAISSSSVPTHTATPTVPTLQIPSLSQSTPLIPPLDAVESISSSNRTAKLVKPSFFVPPPSSAMMIPPVSSSTPTAPPLHPAVNVHRPYGAPLLQPFPPPNPPLSLAPAASPSSSPNYGSVISREKVRDALMVLVQDNQFIDMVYRALLNAHQS encoded by the exons ATGTCTCAAAACGGGAAGCTGATGCCAAATCTAGACCAGCACAGCACCAAGCTTCTCAATCTCACTGTTCTCCAACGAATCGACCCCTTCGTTGAAGAAATTCTCATCACCGCCGCACATGTCACCTTCTACGAGTTCAACATCGACCTCAGTCAATGG AGCCGCAAGGACGTTGAAGGATCTCTCTTCGTTGTCAAGAG GAACACACAACCTCGATTTCAGTTTATTGTGATGAACCGTCGCAATACTG AAAATTTGGTGGAGAATCTCTTGGGCGATTTTGAGTATGAAGTTCAGATTCCATATTTACTGTATAGAAATGCTGCTCAAGAAGTGAATGGTATCTGGTTCTATAATGCACGTGAATGTGAAGAGGTTGCCAATCTTTTTAGCAG GATCCTTAATGCGTATGCCAAGGTTCCTCCTAAGTCAAAGGTTTCTTCTACAAAGAG TGAGTTTGAGGAACTAGAAGCAGTACCAACTATGGCAGTAATGGATGGTCCtcttgagccatcatcatctactACTTCCAATGTGGCTGATGTTCCTGATGATCCATCCTTTGTAAACTTCTTCAGT CAGGCAGCCATGGCTATTGGGAATACTTCAAACACTCCAATTACTGGACAACCTTATCAGTCTTCTGCTGCAATTTCTTCATCTTCAGTGCCAACTCATACTGCTACACCCACTGTTCCAACCTTACAGATACCCTCTCTTTCACAATCTACTCCTCTAATACCCCCGCTTGATGCTGTTGAGTCCATCAGCAGCAGTAACCGAACCGCAAAACTTGTGAAGCCTTCTTTTTTCGTCCCTCCCCCTTCTTCAGCAATGATGATACCCCCCGTATCTTCATCTACTCCGACGGCCCCTCCACTTCATCCTGCTGTTAATGTACATCGCCCATATGGAGCTCCACTGCTACAGCCATTTCCACCGCCAAATCCACCACTGTCACTTGCTCCTGCTGCTTCTCCCTCTTCCTCTCCAAACTATGGTTCAGTTATTTCCAGAGAAAAGGTTCGAGATGCGCTTATGGTGCTTGTTCAG GACAATCAATTCATTGATATGGTCTATAGAGCACTGCTGAATGCTCATCAATCATGA
- the LOC114373169 gene encoding leucine-rich repeat-containing protein 9-like isoform X4, translated as MARLSSDQVLKDNNAADPTSVTTLHLTHKALSDITCLANFVNLEKLDLKLNNLTSLEGLRSCVNLKWLSVVENKLESLEGIQGLTKLTVLNAGKNKLKSIDQVMSVVSLRALILNENEISSICKLDQLKDLNTLVLSKNPIRKIGEALMKVKSITKLSLSYCELQGIGTSLKSCVELSELRLAHNEIKSLPAELKLNSKLRSLDLGNNVITSWSELKVLELLTNLRNLNLQGNPAATVNKVMRKIFNARPVDKDTENKKGRKSSKKRKRTVDASKKEDRVVDEENKGHKKDKADRKKESLITNVDPGMENKSTKKKAKKDDKPLDKGFALEENVSKVEKKLKKQHKNDEQSELDVIDDAEASFAELFKINDAENLNLADEMKAQDKAPKDVMKLAGDPVTSFAKHKNAKIQNMESLSAPVAEIGMGGPSTWGDEL; from the exons ATGGCTCGCCTAAGCTCCGATCAGGTCTTGAAGGACAACAATGCCGCCGACCCAACTTCCGTTACCACTCTTCACCTCACTCACAAAGCTCTTTCCGAC ATAACGTGTTTGGCCAATTTCGTAAACTTGGAAAAGCTTGACCTCAAGCTCAACAATCTCACTTCTCTTGAG GGATTGAGATCATGTGTTAATTTAAAGTGGCTATCCGTTGTAGAAAACAAATTAGAAAGCTTGGAAGGAATTCAAGGACTTACGAAGCTCACT GTGCTAAATGCAGGTAAAAATAAGCTTAAATCTATTGATCAGGTCATGTCAGTTGTTAGTCTCCGAGCACTGATTTTGAATG AAAATGAGATTTCCTCTAtttgcaaacttgatcagctgAAAGACTTGAACACTCTTG TTCTATCCAAAAATCCTATACGTAAAATTGGTGAGGCTCTGATGAAGGTGAAATCTATCACAAAG CTTTCGCTCTCATATTGTGAGCTTCAGGGTATTGGCACTTCACTCAAGTCTTGTGTCGAATTGAGTGAGCTCCGCCTTGCTCACAATGAGATTAAG TCTCTCCCAGCGGAATTAAAGCTTAATTCAAAGCTCCGGAGTTTAGATTTGGGGAACAATGTGATCACGAGTTGGTCAGAACTAAAG GTCCTCGAATTGCTCACGAATCTTAGAAATCTTAATCTACAAGGAAATCCTGCTGCCACAGTCAATAAAGTTATGAGAAAG ATATTCAATGCTAGACCAGTTGATAAAGATACCGAGAATAAGAAAG GGAGAAAATCAAgtaagaaaaggaagagaacTGTTGATGCATCCAAGAAGGAAGACAGGGTTGTTGATGAGGAAAATAAAGGTCATAAAAAGGATAAGGCAGATAGAAAAAAAGAGAGTCTTATAACTAATGTCGATCCTGGCATGGAGAATAAATCAACTAAGAAAAAGGCAAAAAAGGATGACAAGCCCTTGGACAAGGGATTTGCTCTTGAGGAGAATGTTTCTAAGgttgagaagaaactaaagaagcAACATAAGAATGACGAACAAAGTGAGCTTGATGTTATTGATGATGCAGAAGCTTCATTTGCGGAGCTTTTTAAAATCAATGATGCAGAAAATCTGAATCTTGCTGATGAAATGAAAGCACAGGACAAAGCGCCGAAGGATGTGATGAAATTGGCAGGTGACCCGGTGACCTCATTTGCCAAACATAAGAATGCTAAAATACAGAATATGGAATCTCTATCAGCTCCAGTAGCAGAAATTGGAATGGGAGGACCATCAACATGGGGTGATGAGTTATGA
- the LOC114375330 gene encoding probable F-box protein At2g36090, whose protein sequence is MTPPMDNTSFSSDITTVHPDIFQSHILNRLDGPTLASAASSTSHLRRLCTEHHLWRNISAATWPSLNDPLAAAIITTFPARHRSIFSDSFPSLHHSPPNLNPTPPPPPPPELISAVDLYYKGKPVFSRVIKTETHKGWFLCSPLWVDLLDRNEVVPTPLKFAQTNDENELLNHLDENLTLSWIIIDPTRKRAANLSSRRPVAVRRHWLTAELQVLYAVPMETVQCVVKVTCCGKAGGAMHVREVSLTMEDTEGRHVMGKDSVVILQDAMENGKRKKLDEVEAKERFEKFSIVKREIRERKMRRDKATDMVAMLVAFAVFALLFWFMAFAV, encoded by the coding sequence ATGACACCACCCATGGACAATACTTCATTCTCGTCCGACATCACAACCGTCCACCCCGACATCTTTCAATCCCACATCCTTAATCGCCTCGACGGTCCTACTCTCGCCTCCGCCGCTTCCTCCACCTCCCATCTCCGCCGCCTCTGCACAGAACACCACCTCTGGCGTAACATTTCCGCTGCCACGTGGCCTTCTCTCAACGACCCCCTCGCCGCGGCCATTATCACCACCTTCCCCGCCCGCCACCGTTCCATCTTCTCCGACTCCTTCCCCTCCCTCCACCATTCCCCTCCCAATCTCAACCCAACACCACCACCCCCTCCGCCGCCGGAGCTCATCTCTGCCGTGGACCTCTACTACAAGGGTAAACCCGTCTTTTCCCGCGTCATCAAAACCGAAACCCACAAGGGCTGGTTCCTCTGCTCCCCTCTCTGGGTGGACCTCCTCGACCGCAACGAGGTGGTCCCCACTCCCCTCAAATTCGCGCAAACCAACGACGAAAACGAATTGCTCAACCACCTCGATGAGAATCTCACCCTCAGCTGGATCATCATCGACCCGACCCGAAAACGCGCGGCGAACCTCTCCAGCCGCCGCCCCGTCGCCGTGCGGCGCCACTGGCTCACGGCGGAGCTCCAGGTTCTCTACGCCGTGCCCATGGAAACCGTCCAGTGCGTCGTAAAGGTCACGTGCTGCGGGAAGGCCGGTGGCGCGATGCACGTGCGCGAGGTGAGTCTCACCATGGAGGACACCGAGGGGAGGCACGTGATGGGAAAGGACAGTGTTGTAATTTTACAAGACGCGATGGAGaatggaaagagaaaaaaacttgACGAAGTAGAAGCAAAAGAGAGGTTCGAGAAATTCTCCATTGTGAAGAGAGAGATTAGAGAGAGGAAGATGAGGAGAGACAAGGCAACGGACATGGTTGCCATGTTGGTAGCTTTTGCTGTTTTTGCTCTGCTCTTCTGGTTTATGGCTTTTGCTGTTTGA
- the LOC114375472 gene encoding casparian strip membrane protein 5-like, with amino-acid sequence MDSGKEGEAPAATTSPESRRTRSNGKGKGIADAAPPSATVVSTKATPLPRAGWKKGVAILDFILRLGAIGSALGAAAIMGNSEQILPFFTQFFQFHAQWDDFPMFQFFVFANGAAGGFLILSLPFSIVCIVRPFAVGPRLLLVILDILMMALVMAAASAAAAVVYLAHNGSQDANWIAICQQFTDFCQVTSEALVASFVAAFFLICLIVVSSVALKRD; translated from the exons ATGGACTCTGGGAAAGAGGGTGAGGCACCGGCAGCTACCACCAGCCCGGAATCGAGGAGGACCAGGAGCAATGGAAAAGGGAAAGGCATTGCTGATGCTGCTCCACCTTCTGCAACTGTAGTTTCCACAAAAGCTACCCCACTCCCAAGAGCTGGATGGAAAAAGGGTGTTGCAATCCTTGATTTCATCCTTCGGCTCGGAGCCATTGGTTCTGCTCTAGGTGCTGCTGCCATCATGGGGAACAGTGAACAGATACTTCCATTCTTCACACAGTTCTTCCAGTTTCATGCTCAGTGGGATGATTTTCCAATGTTCCA GTTTTTTGTGTTTGCAAATGGAGCAGCAGGTGGATTCCTCATCCTCTCCTTGCCATTTTCAATTGTCTGCATTGTTCGGCCTTTCGCAGTAGGGCCAAGGCTTCTACTTGTGATCCTAGACATA TTGATGATGGCTCTAGTGATGGCAGCTGCTTCAGCTGCTGCAGCTGTTGTGTACTTAGCTCACAATGGGAGCCAAGATGCAAATTGGATTGCCATTTGTCAGCAGTTCACTGACTTCTGTCAGGTTACCAGTGAGGCTTTGGTGGCTTCTTTCGTTGCAGCATTTTTCTTGATTTGCTTGATTGTGGTGTCCTCTGTGGCTCTCAAAAGGGATTGA